A window from Nitrosopumilus adriaticus encodes these proteins:
- a CDS encoding DUF6659 family protein — protein sequence MALLSPEDITKLDNACDELSKDENVRHVGVINELGRLVAGGFKKGKTPLIEEEKISMTYMQMQLDFKMRKELDDVLGPIDYIASRRTKQLIISVPIGDNLVLISADPNADDKKIIKRAEELFDDIKITTV from the coding sequence ATGGCATTATTATCACCTGAGGATATCACAAAATTAGATAACGCCTGTGATGAATTATCAAAAGATGAGAACGTAAGGCATGTAGGAGTGATAAATGAATTAGGAAGATTAGTTGCGGGCGGATTCAAAAAAGGAAAAACACCTCTCATAGAAGAAGAAAAAATTTCAATGACATACATGCAGATGCAGTTAGACTTTAAGATGAGAAAAGAGCTAGATGATGTATTAGGACCAATTGACTATATTGCATCAAGAAGAACAAAACAACTAATCATCAGTGTTCCAATTGGAGATAATTTGGTACTAATATCTGCAGATCCTAATGCAGATGACAAAAAAATTATCAAAAGAGCTGAAGAGTTGTTCGATGACATTAAAATTACAACAGTTTAA